One Acidobacteriota bacterium DNA segment encodes these proteins:
- a CDS encoding glycosyltransferase family 2 protein, giving the protein MSKFANEVETPSYSVVVPFHNEQESVRELYRELSEAMTSRYEPVEFIFIDDHSTDSTPQILNELAKSDPRVVVIRLKRNYGKTVALAAGFDYAEGDVIISMDGDMQHTPADIPLLLAAFEETGCDIVSGWRKKRVDNFLLRRAPSRVANWLMSKLSGVNIHDFGTTFKVYRKDTIKQIRLYGEMHRFIPALASWNGATIVEVPITNIERPGGRSHYGLSRTIRVLFDLLTIRFLLKYVTRPLHFFGPIGLLSTTVGLAINIWLLIDKVVYGTALFDKHGPLMLLGAVLILAGVQLVSSGLIGEMLSRTYFESQGKPIYSIERIITTRRATTRSS; this is encoded by the coding sequence GTGAGTAAGTTTGCGAACGAAGTGGAAACCCCGAGCTACTCCGTCGTGGTTCCGTTTCACAACGAGCAGGAAAGCGTACGCGAGTTGTATCGGGAGCTATCGGAGGCGATGACCTCCCGCTATGAGCCGGTCGAGTTCATCTTCATCGACGACCACAGCACCGACTCAACCCCTCAAATCCTGAATGAGCTTGCGAAGAGCGACCCGCGCGTGGTGGTCATCAGACTGAAGCGAAACTACGGGAAGACGGTCGCGCTTGCCGCGGGGTTCGACTATGCCGAGGGCGACGTGATCATCTCGATGGACGGGGACATGCAACACACGCCGGCCGACATCCCGTTGCTGCTTGCGGCATTTGAGGAAACCGGATGCGACATCGTAAGCGGCTGGCGCAAGAAACGAGTAGACAACTTTCTGCTCCGCCGAGCGCCGTCACGGGTGGCGAACTGGCTGATGTCGAAGCTGTCGGGCGTGAACATTCACGACTTCGGCACGACGTTCAAGGTCTATCGCAAAGACACGATCAAGCAGATAAGACTCTACGGCGAGATGCATCGCTTTATTCCCGCGCTGGCGTCGTGGAACGGCGCAACCATTGTCGAAGTGCCCATCACGAACATCGAGCGGCCGGGCGGGCGTTCTCACTACGGGCTCTCGCGGACGATCCGAGTTCTGTTTGATCTGTTGACGATTCGTTTTCTGCTGAAATACGTGACTCGGCCCCTGCACTTTTTTGGACCGATTGGTCTGCTCAGCACCACGGTCGGTTTGGCGATAAACATCTGGCTGCTCATCGACAAGGTGGTATACGGAACAGCGCTGTTCGACAAGCACGGGCCGCTGATGCTACTGGGCGCGGTGCTGATACTGGCGGGAGTGCAGTTGGTGTCGTCGGGGTTGATCGGAGAGATGTTGAGCCGGACTTACTTTGAATCCCAGGGTAAGCCCATCTATTCGATCGAACGGATAATCACGACCAGAAGAGCGACGACGAGGTCTTCTTAG
- a CDS encoding ChbG/HpnK family deacetylase, with protein MKRLIVNADDFGFTRGVNRAIVRAFNTGIVTSATIMSNGEAFEDAIALARANPGLGVGCHLAVVGGRPVAPAGEVASLVDSGGLLPKTLAKLMIKLARGSVPTHELAGEFRAQVARVVESGIKLTHLDTHKHSHTHPRVMQALALVAAEFGIKCVRNPFENQFSLPRLSPAYKWAYLKQSVLSAAVSPGAIRFKRLTREYGLKTPDRFLGVKLTGMLDSAAIRSMMESLGEGTAELMCHPGEYDDDLERARTRLKRERELELQALSDPSLRRFAEQLGIALINYREL; from the coding sequence ATGAAGAGACTTATCGTAAACGCGGATGATTTCGGTTTTACCCGAGGGGTCAATCGCGCCATAGTGCGCGCGTTCAACACGGGCATCGTAACCAGCGCGACAATCATGTCTAACGGCGAAGCATTCGAGGATGCCATCGCGTTGGCGCGGGCGAATCCTGGTCTCGGAGTCGGGTGTCACCTGGCGGTTGTTGGCGGGCGGCCCGTAGCTCCGGCAGGCGAAGTCGCCTCGTTGGTTGATAGCGGGGGCTTGCTGCCGAAGACTCTTGCGAAGTTGATGATCAAGCTCGCCCGCGGATCAGTCCCAACACATGAGCTGGCAGGTGAGTTCCGCGCGCAAGTCGCGCGTGTAGTGGAAAGCGGAATCAAGCTGACTCATCTCGACACTCACAAGCACTCGCACACTCACCCGAGAGTTATGCAGGCGCTCGCTCTTGTGGCGGCTGAGTTCGGCATCAAGTGTGTGCGAAATCCCTTTGAAAATCAGTTCAGTCTGCCGAGGCTCAGCCCGGCGTACAAGTGGGCCTACCTTAAGCAGTCTGTATTGTCCGCGGCCGTATCGCCGGGTGCGATACGGTTTAAGCGGCTCACGCGGGAGTATGGTCTCAAAACGCCCGACAGGTTTCTCGGCGTCAAGCTGACAGGAATGCTGGACAGCGCAGCAATTCGAAGTATGATGGAGTCCTTGGGAGAAGGTACGGCCGAGTTGATGTGCCATCCGGGAGAATACGATGATGACCTCGAGCGAGCGCGCACAAGACTCAAGCGCGAGCGGGAGCTTGAGCTTCAAGCGCTCAGCGATCCGAGCCTGAGACGGTTTGCTGAACAGCTAGGGATCGCGTTGATTAACTATCGGGAGCTGTAG